Proteins found in one Chthonomonadales bacterium genomic segment:
- a CDS encoding Gfo/Idh/MocA family oxidoreductase, with protein MPVRFGILGVSWWTKVVWPGFAAAEEAEVTWVASRTEANAREFAAEHGIPRWTGDYDAVLEAPDVDAVFVGVPNHLHHAIAMRSLDRGKHVLQEKPMALTAEEAAAQARRARELGLVLGVDQETRLAEGVRDLPGLIADRVGPLRKVLVGLTLSGGAWGGWRGDPALSGGTPLEMVIHQLDLARWLFGRDPVRVFAHGGDVAGQDLTVLIDFGEGDSAIIDVCWRCIGFRQRIECYGERGYVVQDIGMPDGSGWQTVATAGGAERRKVAFAVQGPATFARLVRGFCGAVARGEPLPVAAEDGVWAVRIGVAARNSLRRGEWVRP; from the coding sequence ATGCCGGTCCGGTTCGGAATCCTGGGCGTGAGCTGGTGGACGAAGGTCGTGTGGCCGGGGTTCGCGGCGGCGGAGGAGGCCGAGGTTACCTGGGTGGCCTCGCGCACGGAGGCGAACGCGCGGGAGTTCGCCGCCGAGCACGGAATCCCGCGCTGGACGGGCGACTACGACGCCGTGCTAGAGGCTCCAGACGTTGATGCCGTGTTCGTTGGCGTGCCGAACCACCTGCACCACGCGATCGCGATGCGCTCCCTCGATCGCGGCAAGCACGTTCTGCAGGAGAAGCCGATGGCGCTGACGGCCGAGGAGGCGGCCGCTCAGGCGCGGCGTGCGCGCGAGCTTGGCCTGGTGCTTGGGGTCGACCAGGAGACGCGGCTCGCCGAGGGCGTCCGCGACCTGCCGGGGCTGATCGCCGATCGGGTCGGTCCTCTGCGCAAGGTGCTCGTCGGGCTCACGCTCTCCGGCGGCGCGTGGGGCGGGTGGCGGGGTGACCCGGCGCTCTCGGGCGGCACCCCGCTCGAGATGGTGATCCACCAACTCGACCTGGCGCGCTGGCTCTTCGGGAGAGACCCCGTTCGCGTCTTCGCGCACGGAGGCGATGTCGCCGGCCAGGACCTGACGGTGTTGATCGACTTCGGCGAGGGCGACTCGGCCATCATCGACGTCTGCTGGCGATGCATTGGCTTCCGCCAGAGGATCGAGTGCTACGGCGAGCGCGGCTACGTGGTGCAGGACATCGGGATGCCGGACGGGTCCGGGTGGCAGACGGTTGCCACGGCCGGAGGCGCCGAGCGGCGCAAGGTCGCGTTCGCCGTGCAGGGGCCGGCCACGTTCGCGCGCCTGGTGCGCGGCTTCTGCGGCGCCGTGGCGCGGGGCGAGCCGCTGCCGGTAGCTGCCGAGGACGGCGTGTGGGCCGTGCGCATCGGCGTGGCTGCGCGCAACTCGCTGCGCCGTGGCGAGTGGGTTAGGCCGTGA
- a CDS encoding thioredoxin family protein, whose translation MSAGRARRGVAWLRAGWAACGAALLVVLAWSAAIGRSSRPTLDWQPDLPAALRLAGAARLPVLVVFGADWCPGCGELERRVLPTARVRRAARGVACAKVDVDRDAEAARRHLVDRLPTVLVLDAGGEEVWRHAGVPRADDLASALERARTGHRAPPDAAAAR comes from the coding sequence GTGAGCGCCGGCCGCGCGCGGCGCGGGGTCGCGTGGCTCCGTGCGGGCTGGGCTGCCTGCGGCGCCGCGCTGCTCGTCGTGCTCGCGTGGAGCGCGGCGATCGGCCGATCGTCGCGCCCGACGCTGGACTGGCAGCCCGACCTCCCGGCCGCGCTGAGGCTGGCCGGCGCGGCCCGCCTGCCCGTGCTGGTCGTCTTCGGCGCGGACTGGTGCCCCGGCTGCGGCGAGCTCGAGCGCCGCGTGCTGCCAACCGCCCGGGTCCGGCGCGCCGCGCGCGGAGTGGCCTGCGCAAAGGTCGATGTCGACCGCGACGCGGAGGCCGCCCGCCGCCATCTAGTCGACCGCCTGCCAACGGTACTGGTGCTGGATGCCGGCGGTGAGGAGGTCTGGCGCCATGCCGGGGTCCCGCGCGCCGATGATCTGGCCAGCGCGCTCGAGCGGGCACGCACCGGGCACCGTGCGCCGCCCGACGCAGCGGCCGCGCGGTAA
- a CDS encoding HNH endonuclease, producing the protein MNQEVLVLNSDFEPLNVCHVRRALVMVYMGKAEVLHAHASSLAALACEFPLPSVVRLRHHVRRPLPELRLSRRTVFARDGYMCQYCGQMAKDLTIDHVVPRRLGGVTAWDNLVTACRRCNMRKSDKLLHQISMKLVRPPKRPRYVPYISLTKYLVGRKNEVWRDYLPAFSDFRD; encoded by the coding sequence ATGAACCAGGAAGTGCTCGTGCTCAACAGCGACTTTGAGCCTCTCAACGTGTGTCATGTTCGACGAGCGCTCGTGATGGTCTATATGGGAAAGGCGGAGGTGCTCCACGCGCACGCGTCCTCGCTCGCCGCGCTCGCGTGCGAGTTCCCGCTCCCGTCGGTGGTTAGGCTTCGCCACCACGTCAGAAGGCCTCTTCCCGAACTGAGGCTCTCGCGCCGGACGGTGTTCGCGCGGGACGGCTACATGTGCCAGTATTGCGGGCAGATGGCCAAGGACCTTACCATCGATCACGTCGTGCCCAGACGGCTAGGCGGTGTCACGGCGTGGGACAACCTGGTGACGGCCTGTCGTCGGTGTAACATGAGGAAAAGCGACAAGCTCCTGCACCAGATCAGCATGAAGCTCGTCAGGCCCCCGAAGAGGCCCCGGTACGTGCCGTACATCAGCCTGACGAAGTACCTGGTCGGGCGCAAGAACGAGGTGTGGCGCGACTATCTGCCTGCCTTCTCCGACTTCCGCGACTGA
- a CDS encoding ABC transporter ATP-binding protein: MAAAVSIQGLTKKYLDVFSKTEITAVDQLSLDVEEGEIFGFLGRNGAGKTTTIKMLLGLIFATEGTATVLGKPIGDIDVKAQISYLPEEAYFYESMSGWDILDFYGRLFRISEPTRSERIKKALDDVYLDPKAWRRPLRGYSKGMRQRIGIAQALINDPKLLLLDEPTSGLDPIAHAELRDIVANVGRQGKTVFLSSHQLPDVELVCSRVSIIHHGKLLAVGKISELTAGDKVEIRASGVTNGVVEQIRGIAGPVEQRDGQIRIASADPEHVSGVIDLVRGAKGSVLAVVPHKRTLEEVFVDVVMKAGGE, from the coding sequence ATGGCTGCTGCCGTCAGCATCCAGGGCCTTACAAAGAAATACCTCGACGTCTTCAGCAAGACCGAGATCACCGCGGTCGACCAGTTGAGCCTCGACGTTGAGGAGGGCGAGATCTTCGGTTTCCTCGGGCGGAACGGCGCCGGCAAGACCACCACCATCAAGATGCTCCTCGGCCTCATCTTCGCCACCGAAGGCACCGCCACCGTCCTTGGCAAGCCCATCGGAGACATCGACGTCAAGGCGCAGATCAGCTACCTCCCCGAGGAGGCCTACTTCTACGAGTCGATGAGCGGTTGGGACATCCTGGACTTCTACGGTCGCCTCTTCCGCATTTCCGAGCCGACGCGCTCCGAGCGGATCAAGAAGGCACTGGACGACGTCTACCTGGACCCCAAGGCCTGGCGGCGCCCACTGCGTGGTTACTCGAAAGGCATGCGCCAGCGCATCGGCATCGCGCAGGCCCTGATCAACGACCCCAAGCTGCTCCTCCTCGACGAGCCGACCTCCGGGCTGGACCCGATCGCCCACGCCGAGCTTCGCGACATCGTCGCCAACGTCGGGCGCCAGGGCAAGACGGTGTTCCTCAGCTCCCATCAGCTTCCCGACGTCGAGCTCGTTTGCTCGCGCGTCTCGATCATCCACCACGGCAAGCTGCTGGCGGTCGGCAAGATCAGCGAGTTGACCGCTGGCGATAAGGTGGAGATCCGGGCATCCGGCGTGACCAACGGCGTTGTCGAGCAGATTCGGGGCATCGCGGGGCCCGTCGAGCAGCGCGATGGCCAGATCCGCATCGCCTCGGCCGATCCAGAGCATGTGAGCGGCGTGATCGACCTGGTGCGCGGCGCCAAGGGCAGCGTGCTGGCCGTCGTACCGCACAAGCGGACCCTTGAGGAAGTCTTCGTCGACGTCGTCATGAAGGCAGGAGGTGAGTAG
- a CDS encoding ABC transporter permease subunit, which yields MVTLAIAKQTLEDMLRRKILLVLLIVAVGMIALGPSVGFLSPRESSAVLRSLGLAVILLAGLLITIIAGIQVIPTEIERRTIYTVLSKPVQRYEFVLGKFLGGLATVFVMIVAMGAVFLGVLAFQEKSFSPEMAKGVVMTFFQMTLLGALAIFFSTFATPVVNFFMSFGLFIVGNLSTVTESLLTNKNPFTRILATGIHYVIPNFGNFNMQNKLIHPQVTITNENVFIMQNVVYAVIYSCVLLVLAILIFDRREV from the coding sequence GTGGTAACGCTGGCAATCGCCAAACAGACGCTTGAGGACATGCTGCGGCGCAAGATCCTCCTGGTGCTGCTGATCGTCGCCGTGGGCATGATCGCCCTCGGGCCGTCGGTGGGCTTCCTGAGCCCGCGCGAGAGCTCCGCCGTGCTCCGCAGCCTCGGGTTGGCCGTCATCCTGCTTGCTGGACTGCTCATCACCATCATCGCCGGTATCCAGGTGATCCCCACGGAGATCGAGCGACGGACCATCTACACGGTGCTGTCGAAGCCCGTGCAACGGTATGAGTTTGTGCTGGGCAAGTTTCTGGGCGGCCTCGCCACGGTGTTCGTGATGATCGTTGCCATGGGCGCGGTGTTTCTGGGCGTGCTGGCGTTCCAGGAGAAGTCGTTCTCCCCGGAGATGGCCAAGGGCGTCGTGATGACGTTCTTTCAGATGACACTGCTGGGGGCGCTCGCGATCTTCTTCAGCACATTCGCCACCCCCGTTGTGAACTTCTTCATGTCGTTCGGGCTGTTCATCGTTGGCAATCTGTCGACCGTCACGGAGTCGCTGCTGACGAACAAGAACCCATTCACGCGGATCCTGGCAACCGGAATCCACTATGTGATCCCGAACTTCGGGAACTTCAATATGCAGAACAAGCTGATCCACCCTCAGGTCACGATCACGAACGAGAACGTCTTCATCATGCAGAATGTCGTATACGCGGTGATCTACTCCTGCGTGCTCCTCGTCCTCGCGATTCTGATCTTTGACCGGCGCGAGGTCTAG
- the dnaX gene encoding DNA polymerase III subunit gamma/tau, with protein MAYLALYRKYRSQSFDELIGQQHVTTVLRNALRLGRVAHAYLFCGPRGCGKTSTARLLARALNCLAAPGPTEAPCGACEMCARIREGSAIDVIEMDAASETGIDDVREKIIENAKYSPAEARFKVYIIDEVHDLSQKAFDSLLKTIEEPPAHVVFVLATTEAHKVPVTVRSRCQRMDFRRGTLADLVANIARVLDAEGLPYEPAALGAVARAAEGSFRDSLSLLEQVLAYADGRLTAEAVHAAIGSVGPEVLDDLTCALASDEMSAALSRAADIVESGKDVRQVLAGLQSHLRDVLVASFCASPAGMPDVSAERFEQLARQARLFSADQLLGMLDVLASAERDLRHTSMQRLLLERALWSALPSRLAARAERAPSERAPASPPASRPANAGAPPTPSAWSTAGERAPGIEPPPRATRAGAAARAEGAPVPPPAGRFAPPVDLEVVRRVWPRVRSRVTQSFRAAGAIFGEEQVVAIEGSQVVVAFPNEFVRSRADKPRAKAVLQEVLCEELGAPGYRVRCELLQPGSQAPPAPSAALGPLDLGSEPEPLPEPVVPTAPMSAAQGAAPAGADEAARRTGGDRADEEFLTLVMDEFNGRIVDD; from the coding sequence ATGGCCTACCTAGCCCTCTATCGCAAGTACCGGTCGCAGTCCTTCGACGAGTTGATCGGCCAGCAGCACGTGACCACCGTGCTGCGCAACGCCCTGCGGCTCGGTCGGGTTGCCCACGCCTACCTGTTCTGCGGACCGCGCGGCTGCGGCAAGACCTCGACCGCCCGCCTTCTGGCGCGCGCCCTCAACTGCCTGGCCGCGCCCGGCCCCACCGAAGCGCCCTGCGGAGCGTGCGAGATGTGCGCGCGCATTCGCGAGGGCAGCGCGATTGACGTGATCGAGATGGACGCCGCCTCCGAGACCGGCATCGACGACGTCCGCGAAAAGATCATTGAGAACGCGAAGTACTCGCCGGCCGAGGCGCGCTTTAAGGTCTACATCATCGACGAGGTGCACGACCTCTCGCAGAAGGCGTTCGACTCGCTGCTGAAGACCATCGAGGAGCCGCCGGCGCACGTGGTCTTTGTGCTGGCGACCACCGAGGCCCACAAGGTGCCCGTCACCGTCCGCTCACGCTGCCAGCGCATGGACTTCCGGCGTGGTACGCTTGCGGACCTGGTAGCCAACATCGCGCGCGTGCTCGACGCGGAGGGCCTGCCCTATGAGCCGGCGGCCCTCGGCGCGGTCGCGCGCGCGGCCGAGGGCAGCTTCCGCGACTCGCTGAGCCTGCTGGAGCAGGTCCTGGCCTACGCCGACGGCCGCCTCACGGCCGAGGCCGTGCATGCCGCGATTGGCTCCGTCGGCCCGGAGGTGCTGGACGATCTCACCTGCGCGCTGGCATCCGACGAGATGTCGGCGGCGCTGTCTCGCGCCGCCGACATCGTCGAGTCCGGCAAGGATGTCCGGCAGGTGCTTGCAGGTCTCCAGTCCCACCTGCGCGACGTGCTGGTGGCCAGCTTCTGCGCTAGCCCGGCAGGCATGCCCGACGTGTCTGCCGAGCGTTTCGAGCAGCTTGCCCGGCAGGCGCGCCTGTTCAGCGCGGACCAGCTCCTCGGCATGCTGGACGTGCTGGCTTCCGCGGAGCGCGACCTGCGGCACACAAGCATGCAGCGCCTGCTGCTGGAGCGCGCGCTCTGGAGCGCGCTGCCCTCGCGCCTGGCCGCGCGCGCCGAGCGAGCGCCGAGCGAGCGAGCGCCTGCGTCGCCGCCGGCTTCGCGGCCGGCGAATGCCGGCGCCCCTCCCACGCCGTCCGCGTGGTCGACTGCTGGCGAACGTGCGCCGGGGATCGAGCCGCCGCCGCGCGCCACCCGCGCGGGCGCGGCGGCCAGGGCCGAGGGCGCCCCGGTCCCGCCCCCCGCCGGCCGCTTCGCGCCTCCAGTCGATCTGGAGGTGGTGCGCCGTGTCTGGCCGCGTGTACGCTCGCGCGTCACCCAGAGCTTCCGCGCTGCCGGCGCCATCTTCGGCGAGGAGCAGGTGGTCGCGATCGAGGGCAGCCAGGTCGTGGTCGCGTTCCCCAACGAGTTCGTGCGGAGCCGCGCGGACAAGCCTCGCGCGAAGGCCGTCCTGCAGGAGGTGCTCTGCGAGGAGCTCGGGGCTCCAGGCTATCGCGTGCGGTGTGAGCTTCTGCAGCCGGGATCCCAGGCCCCTCCCGCGCCCTCGGCCGCCCTCGGGCCGCTGGATCTGGGGTCCGAGCCCGAGCCGCTACCCGAGCCCGTCGTGCCGACGGCCCCCATGTCGGCGGCGCAGGGCGCGGCGCCGGCAGGCGCCGATGAGGCGGCGCGACGCACCGGGGGCGACCGCGCCGACGAGGAGTTCCTGACCCTCGTGATGGACGAGTTCAACGGCAGGATCGTCGACGACTAG
- a CDS encoding YbaB/EbfC family nucleoid-associated protein codes for MGKGFGGRGGFGGMGDIAKLMKQAQKVQEDMLEAQEALQEERVEATSGGGAVKAIVNGKGRLVSVEIKPEAVDPEDVEMLQDLLVTAIREAEEKAEEVELERMKGLTGGMGLPPGLF; via the coding sequence ATGGGCAAGGGATTCGGCGGCCGCGGCGGCTTCGGCGGCATGGGCGACATCGCCAAGCTGATGAAGCAGGCCCAAAAGGTGCAGGAGGACATGCTCGAGGCCCAGGAGGCGCTCCAGGAGGAGCGCGTCGAGGCGACCTCCGGCGGCGGCGCGGTCAAGGCGATCGTAAATGGGAAGGGGCGGCTCGTCTCCGTCGAGATCAAGCCGGAGGCCGTCGATCCCGAGGACGTCGAGATGCTTCAGGACCTGCTCGTCACGGCGATACGGGAAGCCGAGGAGAAGGCGGAGGAGGTCGAGCTGGAGCGCATGAAGGGGCTGACCGGGGGCATGGGCCTGCCGCCGGGCCTCTTCTGA